A single window of Pungitius pungitius chromosome 20, fPunPun2.1, whole genome shotgun sequence DNA harbors:
- the rnf8 gene encoding E3 ubiquitin-protein ligase rnf8 isoform X6: MDTVTADSSAAEEDDSSDAEVLCLKRVGRNSDWLRLLEKTEIRIGRGLDVTHQLLSPSCPLMISRLHCTIKQSEDGQWTVTDEKSLNGVWVNGNRIPAEEAHQLRLGDSIQLGVPVTGTEVEFDYIFVQRPLRDIKHYLAKGPKESPKAALVSKKSKRKLPAEEVEPSTSKPKLYRCSSADKTFAKPCPVSPVKRQPRLPHSQAEETGTSRQVQEVDGPSDDSNSPCDLDDLQISLCRYSQNILRLREQVDNTQRQVASLGGEPQQADPLREEHVRELQAQLETLRAKMHRMETLEKSFSRTKRQLEAQKTKQQEEHLKKQLEEALQEQKKVIDELAHSREGFEEILLAKNKELELTKEEKEKARAQTEEVVTQVTEVLENELQCIICSELFIEAVILSCAHSFCSHCIKQWRRKKDECPICRRAIQSQTRCLALDNCIDSMVKNLSLDMKSRRQTLITERKGESGLCPGDGDPR; the protein is encoded by the exons atggatacGGTAACAGCGGACTCGTCCGCGGCTGAGGAGGACGACTCTTCGGACGCCGAGGTTTTATGTTTGAAGAGAGTCGGAAGAAATTCAGACTGGCTTCGCCTGTTGGAAAAAACCGAG ATCCGCATCGGACGTGGACTGGACGTAACCCACCAGCTGCTGTCTCCGAGTTGTCCCCTGATGATCTCCAGACTGCACTGTACCATCAAACAGAGCGAGGATGGACAGTGGACAGTGACCGACGAAAAG AGTCTCAACGGTGTGTGGGTGAATGGAAACCGCATACCTGCCGAAGAAGCCCATCAACTGAGGCTCGGAGACTCCATACAACTGGGCGTCCCTGTGACTGGAACAGAGGTGGAGTTTGACTACATCTTTGTCCAGCGGCCCCTCAGAGACATCAAACACTACTTGGCAAAGGGACCTAAAGAAAGCCCGAAAGCAGCCCTCGTTTCCAAGAAGTCCAAGAGGAAGCTGCCGGCGGAGGAAGTTGAGCCGTCTACGTCCAAGCCGAAGCTCTACCGCTGCTCCTCCGCAGACAAGACCTTTGCAAAGCCCTGCCCCGTGTCGCCAGTGAAGCGGCAGCCGAGGCTCCCTCACTCTCAAGCAGAGGAAACCGGAACAAGCAGACAAGTCCAGGAAGTAGACGGGCCCTCAGATGACTCCAACAGCCCCTGTGACTTGGATGACTTGCAGAT ctcCCTTTGCAGGTACAGCCAGAACATCCTGAGGTTGAGGGAGCAGGTGGACAACACCCAGAGGCAGGTAGCCTCTCTGGGGGGAGAGCCTCAGCAGGCAGACCCTCTCAGAGAGGAGCATGTCAGGGAGCTGCAGGCTCAGCTGGAGACGCTGAGAGCCAAGATGCACCGGATGGAGACGTTGGAGAAGTCCTTCAGTAGAACTAAGAGGCAGCTAGAG GCACAGAAAACCAAGCAACAAGAGGAGCATTTGAAAAAGCAGCTGGAAGAGGCCTTGCAAGAG caaaaaaaagttatagacGAACTTGCCCATTCTCGGGAAGGCTTTGAAGAGATTCTCTTAGCCAAAAACAAAGAGCTGGAATTGACAAAG gaggagaaagaaaaggccagGGCCCAAACGGAGGAAGTAGTTACACAAGTGACTGAAGTTTTGGAGAACGAGCTTCAGTGCATCATCTGCTCCGAGCTCTTCATTGAG GCAGTCATCCTGAGCTGTGCTCATAGCTTCTGCAGTCATTGCATCAAGCAGTGGCGCAGAAAGAAGGACGAGTGTCCCATCTGCCGACGGGCCATCCAATCCCAGACCCGCTGTCTGGCCCTGGACAACTGCATCGACAGCATGGTGAAGAACCTGAGCCTGGACATGAAGTCGAGGCGACAGACCCTTATTACCGAGAGGAAAGGTGAGAG
- the aida gene encoding axin interactor, dorsalization-associated protein isoform X2, whose translation MRFPIEQKGLVDVSLVVCPVRHRDTGETGADDAARSPADEPRPRLCCPDKTRPANMSEVNKTIQRWHASFRKATDFDSWGQLVEAIDEYQILARQLQKEVQSTNASDFTEEQKKTLGKIATCLEMRSASLQCTQSKEDFKLEELKKLETIIQTILTYNKVFPFDVQPVPSRKILAPGEEENLELEEEEEDGEEEEDAAAAGAGSTEAFPPRAPGTLLPRLPSEPGMTLLTLKIEKIGLKDAGQCIDPYMTISVKDLNGVDVNPVQDTPVACRKEDTYVHFSVDIEIQRHVEKLPKGAAIFFEFKHYKPKKRFTSTKCFAFMEMDEIKPGPIVIELYKKPTDFKRKKLQLLTKKPLYLHLHQTLHKDS comes from the exons ATGCGATTTCCGATCGAGCAAAAGGGCTTGGTCGACGTATCGTTGGTGGTGTGCCCTGTGCGGCACCGGGACACCGGAGAAACCGGGGCTGACGACGCTGCCCGAAGCCCCGCAGATGAACCTCGACCCCGGCTATGCTGCCCTGACAAAACCCGCCCCGCCAACATGTCCGAAGTCAACAAAACCATTCAGAGATGGCACGCCAGTTTCAGGAAAGCCACAGACTTTGACTCGTGGGGACAATTAGTGGAGGCTATAGACGAGTACCAAAT TTTAGCCAGACAATTGCAAAAAGAGGTGCAGTCAACAAATGCGTCCGACTTCACAGAAGAGCAAAAG AAAACATTAGGGAAGATTGCAACTTGCCTGGAGATGAGAAGTGCCAGTTTGCAG TGCACACAGTCAAAGGAGGACTTCAAGTTAGAAGAACTGAAGAAACTGGAAACCA TAATTCAAACTATTTTGACCTACAACAAAGTCTTTCCCTTCGACGTGCAGCCTGTGCCCTCAAG GAAAATCCTCGCTCCAGGTGAAGAGGAGAacctggagctggaggaagaggaggaggacggggaggaggaggaggacgctgcTGCAGCGGGAGCCGGTTCTACAGAAGCTTTCCCCCCGAGAGCCCCCG GTACCTTGTTGCCGCGGTTACCCTCAGAGCCTGGCATGACACTGCTTACACTAAAGATAGAAAAGATCGGGTTGAAGGATGCCGGGCAGTGCATCGATCCGTACATGACCATCAGTGTCAAAG ATTTGAACGGCGTAGATGTGAACCCTGTGCAGGACACACCTGTGGCCTGCAGGAAGGAAGACACCTACGTTCACTTTAGTGTGGACATAGAGATCCAGAGACACGTGGAGAAATTACCAAAAG GAGCAGCCATATTCTTTGAATTCAAGCACTACAAACCTAAAAAGCGCTTCACCAGCACCAAATGTTTTGCCTTCATGGAAATGGATGAGATCAAACCCGGCCCCATCGTCATCGAGCT GTACAAGAAGCCCACGGACTTCAAGAGGAAGAAACTgcagcttctcacgaagaaacCGCTCTACCTCCATCTTCACCAGACTCTACACAAGGACAGCTGA
- the aida gene encoding axin interactor, dorsalization-associated protein isoform X1: MRFPIEQKGLVDVSLVVCPVRHRDTGETGADDAARSPADEPRPRLCCPDKTRPANMSEVNKTIQRWHASFRKATDFDSWGQLVEAIDEYQILARQLQKEVQSTNASDFTEEQKKTLGKIATCLEMRSASLQCTQSKEDFKLEELKKLETIIQTILTYNKVFPFDVQPVPSRKILAPGEEENLELEEEEEDGEEEEDAAAAGAGSTEAFPPRAPASQGTLLPRLPSEPGMTLLTLKIEKIGLKDAGQCIDPYMTISVKDLNGVDVNPVQDTPVACRKEDTYVHFSVDIEIQRHVEKLPKGAAIFFEFKHYKPKKRFTSTKCFAFMEMDEIKPGPIVIELYKKPTDFKRKKLQLLTKKPLYLHLHQTLHKDS, encoded by the exons ATGCGATTTCCGATCGAGCAAAAGGGCTTGGTCGACGTATCGTTGGTGGTGTGCCCTGTGCGGCACCGGGACACCGGAGAAACCGGGGCTGACGACGCTGCCCGAAGCCCCGCAGATGAACCTCGACCCCGGCTATGCTGCCCTGACAAAACCCGCCCCGCCAACATGTCCGAAGTCAACAAAACCATTCAGAGATGGCACGCCAGTTTCAGGAAAGCCACAGACTTTGACTCGTGGGGACAATTAGTGGAGGCTATAGACGAGTACCAAAT TTTAGCCAGACAATTGCAAAAAGAGGTGCAGTCAACAAATGCGTCCGACTTCACAGAAGAGCAAAAG AAAACATTAGGGAAGATTGCAACTTGCCTGGAGATGAGAAGTGCCAGTTTGCAG TGCACACAGTCAAAGGAGGACTTCAAGTTAGAAGAACTGAAGAAACTGGAAACCA TAATTCAAACTATTTTGACCTACAACAAAGTCTTTCCCTTCGACGTGCAGCCTGTGCCCTCAAG GAAAATCCTCGCTCCAGGTGAAGAGGAGAacctggagctggaggaagaggaggaggacggggaggaggaggaggacgctgcTGCAGCGGGAGCCGGTTCTACAGAAGCTTTCCCCCCGAGAGCCCCCG CGTCGCAAG GTACCTTGTTGCCGCGGTTACCCTCAGAGCCTGGCATGACACTGCTTACACTAAAGATAGAAAAGATCGGGTTGAAGGATGCCGGGCAGTGCATCGATCCGTACATGACCATCAGTGTCAAAG ATTTGAACGGCGTAGATGTGAACCCTGTGCAGGACACACCTGTGGCCTGCAGGAAGGAAGACACCTACGTTCACTTTAGTGTGGACATAGAGATCCAGAGACACGTGGAGAAATTACCAAAAG GAGCAGCCATATTCTTTGAATTCAAGCACTACAAACCTAAAAAGCGCTTCACCAGCACCAAATGTTTTGCCTTCATGGAAATGGATGAGATCAAACCCGGCCCCATCGTCATCGAGCT GTACAAGAAGCCCACGGACTTCAAGAGGAAGAAACTgcagcttctcacgaagaaacCGCTCTACCTCCATCTTCACCAGACTCTACACAAGGACAGCTGA
- the rnf8 gene encoding E3 ubiquitin-protein ligase rnf8 isoform X5 gives MDTVTADSSAAEEDDSSDAEVLCLKRVGRNSDWLRLLEKTEIRIGRGLDVTHQLLSPSCPLMISRLHCTIKQSEDGQWTVTDEKSLNGVWVNGNRIPAEEAHQLRLGDSIQLGVPVTGTEVEFDYIFVQRPLRDIKHYLAKGPKESPKAALVSKKSKRKLPAEEVEPSTSKPKLYRCSSADKTFAKPCPVSPVKRQPRLPHSQAEETGTSRQVQEVDGPSDDSNSPCDLDDLQISLCRYSQNILRLREQVDNTQRQVASLGGEPQQADPLREEHVRELQAQLETLRAKMHRMETLEKSFSRTKRQLEAQKTKQQEEHLKKQLEEALQEQKKVIDELAHSREGFEEILLAKNKELELTKEEKEKARAQTEEVVTQVTEVLENELQCIICSELFIEAVILSCAHSFCSHCIKQWRRKKDECPICRRAIQSQTRCLALDNCIDSMVKNLSLDMKSRRQTLITERKAVNCPRPSAGVLKLLGIK, from the exons atggatacGGTAACAGCGGACTCGTCCGCGGCTGAGGAGGACGACTCTTCGGACGCCGAGGTTTTATGTTTGAAGAGAGTCGGAAGAAATTCAGACTGGCTTCGCCTGTTGGAAAAAACCGAG ATCCGCATCGGACGTGGACTGGACGTAACCCACCAGCTGCTGTCTCCGAGTTGTCCCCTGATGATCTCCAGACTGCACTGTACCATCAAACAGAGCGAGGATGGACAGTGGACAGTGACCGACGAAAAG AGTCTCAACGGTGTGTGGGTGAATGGAAACCGCATACCTGCCGAAGAAGCCCATCAACTGAGGCTCGGAGACTCCATACAACTGGGCGTCCCTGTGACTGGAACAGAGGTGGAGTTTGACTACATCTTTGTCCAGCGGCCCCTCAGAGACATCAAACACTACTTGGCAAAGGGACCTAAAGAAAGCCCGAAAGCAGCCCTCGTTTCCAAGAAGTCCAAGAGGAAGCTGCCGGCGGAGGAAGTTGAGCCGTCTACGTCCAAGCCGAAGCTCTACCGCTGCTCCTCCGCAGACAAGACCTTTGCAAAGCCCTGCCCCGTGTCGCCAGTGAAGCGGCAGCCGAGGCTCCCTCACTCTCAAGCAGAGGAAACCGGAACAAGCAGACAAGTCCAGGAAGTAGACGGGCCCTCAGATGACTCCAACAGCCCCTGTGACTTGGATGACTTGCAGAT ctcCCTTTGCAGGTACAGCCAGAACATCCTGAGGTTGAGGGAGCAGGTGGACAACACCCAGAGGCAGGTAGCCTCTCTGGGGGGAGAGCCTCAGCAGGCAGACCCTCTCAGAGAGGAGCATGTCAGGGAGCTGCAGGCTCAGCTGGAGACGCTGAGAGCCAAGATGCACCGGATGGAGACGTTGGAGAAGTCCTTCAGTAGAACTAAGAGGCAGCTAGAG GCACAGAAAACCAAGCAACAAGAGGAGCATTTGAAAAAGCAGCTGGAAGAGGCCTTGCAAGAG caaaaaaaagttatagacGAACTTGCCCATTCTCGGGAAGGCTTTGAAGAGATTCTCTTAGCCAAAAACAAAGAGCTGGAATTGACAAAG gaggagaaagaaaaggccagGGCCCAAACGGAGGAAGTAGTTACACAAGTGACTGAAGTTTTGGAGAACGAGCTTCAGTGCATCATCTGCTCCGAGCTCTTCATTGAG GCAGTCATCCTGAGCTGTGCTCATAGCTTCTGCAGTCATTGCATCAAGCAGTGGCGCAGAAAGAAGGACGAGTGTCCCATCTGCCGACGGGCCATCCAATCCCAGACCCGCTGTCTGGCCCTGGACAACTGCATCGACAGCATGGTGAAGAACCTGAGCCTGGACATGAAGTCGAGGCGACAGACCCTTATTACCGAGAGGAAAG